AAACTGCCATTTTTATGGCTTCAACTAGATCAAAATCTATTTGCAGAAACTTCACGTGGGAATTCGCTGATTGCTGCTGGGAGTCGGTATGGAGCCAGAGGAGAAAAAGTAGAAGGCGGTTATAAAATAGAGGGCTTGAGTGTTTCTCAAAAAGCAAAACCAGTAAAATTCAGCGCTCTTACTGAGGATACCAGAATGCAGATCCGTTTGGATGAGCCACTGGCTGCAAATGGTGAAACTGTTACCATAAAAATGGATTTTTCATTTGTTATCCCTATAAATGGTTCTGACCGGATGGGACATCTGACCACTAAAAACGGGGAAATTTTTGCTATTGCACAATGGTTTCCGAGAATGAGTGTTTACGATGATATTTTAGGCTGGAATACTTTACCTTACTGGGGTGCGGGAGAATTTTACTGTGAATACGGAGATGTGGATTTCTCAGTGACTGCTCCGGCCAGCCATATTGTTATGGGCTCCGGAGAGCTGTTGAACCCTCAGGAAGTGTTTACTGCGGATCAATTGACCCGTTGGAATGCAGCGAAGCTAAGTGATAAAACCGTTACTATTCGTTCTGAGGAAGAGGTAACAAACCCAAAATCACGACCGGCAAAAGAAACATTGACCTGGAAGTTTAAAATTAAAAACACCCGTGATGTAGCCTGGGCTTCGTCAAAAGCCTTTGTCCTGGATGCAGCCAGAATCAATCTTCCAAGTGGTAAAAAATCACTGGCTGTTTCTGCACATCCGGTGGAAAGCAACGGTAAGGATAGCTATGGCAGAGGGGTAGAGTATGTGAAATCTTCTATAGAGTATTATTCTAATAAATGGTTTGAATATCCTTACCCAATGGCGGTGAATGTAGCCAGTAATGTTGGTGGAATGGAATATCCCGGAATTGTTTTTTGTGGCTGGAAGGCAAAAAATGGAAGTGCGTGGGGGGTAATCGATCATGAGTTCGGGCATACCTGGTTTCCAATGATAGTTGGAAGTAACGAGCGTAAATTTGGCTGGATGGATGAAGGATTTAACACCTTTATTAATGGGCTGTCTAAATCTGCTTTTAATAACGGAGAATATAAGGCAAAACCTGAAAACATGCAGGGAGTTGCCAAATACTTAAGTAATGATGCGTTAGAGTATGTGATGTTAAGTCCGGATGCCATGAAAGAAGCCAATATTGGTGTAAACCTGTATTATAAACCTTCCTGGGGATTGAATGTGTTAAGAGATCAGGTATTAGGCGCAGATCGTTTCGATTATGCTTTTAAAAAATATATTGAAAACTGGGCGTACAAACACCCAAGCCCGTACGACTTTTTCCGTGCAATGGAGAATGGAGCCGGAGAGGATCTTTCCTGGTTTTGGAGGGGCTGGTTCCTGGAGAATTGGAAAACTGACCAGGCCATTACTGAGGTAAAAGAACTCAGCAAAGATGGAGTAAGAACAGGATATAATATTGTGATATCGAATTTGGAAAAAATGCCAATGCCGATCATTCTGGAGGTGAAAACAAAAGGAGGAAAGACAGAGGTAATTAAACTTCCAGTAGATATCTGGATGCGCAATACCAGCTGGACGGTAAATTACCCGACTACGGATGAAGTATTATCGGTAACTCTGGATCCGGACCGGGTTTTACCTGATAGTAACGCAGCAAATAACAGCTGGTCTAAATAATATAATTTTTCTATTGAAAAATCCCATTGTGAATATTCACAATGGGATTTTTTATTTATCCTGAGCGAGTATATCCATCTCATGTACCTGCAAATCAAAATAACTTGCAGAAGCCAGAAGATGATCAAATATATCGGCCATGATATATTCATAATCCACCCATTTAGTAGTACCAGTGAAGGCATAGATTTCCAGCGGCAATCCATTAGGAGTAGGTGCAAGTTGTCTGACCATCATCGTCATCTTTTTATGTAGTCCAGTGTGATTTGAAATGTAGTTGTCGATATACTTTCGGTATAGTCCGGCGTTTGTTAGATTTCTGCCATTGATCAGGAGGCTCTTATCCGCTGAAATGCGCTCGTTATGTTTATCGATGTCCTTTTGTCTGTGATCAATGTAGGAGGTTAACGACTGGATTCTTCTGAATTGTTCAACTTCCTCATAAGTTAGAAAACGAATGGTAGATTGTCTGATGAAGATTGCCCTTTTTATCCTTCGTCCTCCGGACTCACTCATTCCACGCCAGTTTTGAAAAGAATCGGAGATAAGGGAGTACGTCGGGATGGTGGTGATGGTCCTATCAAAATTCTGTACTTTAACTGTTGTCAGATTAATTTCTATAACATCACCATCAGCACCATATTTGGCCATTGTAATCCAATCCCCGATTCTTACAGTATCATTAGTGCTCACTTGTATGCTGGCAACGAATCCCATAATGGTATCTTTAAACATCAATAATAATACTGCGGAAACTGCACCCATTGCGGTAAAGAAGGTAACGGGAGATTTTCCGGTAAGGTTAGAGAAGATGATCACAGCACCTATAAAAAACAGGATGATCCTGATCACTTGCATGTAGCTTTCTATAGGCTTGGATTTGAAAGCAGATTTTTTTCTTAAAGAATCGGCCCCTGATCGGATCAAAGAGATGATCAGCCAAATAATGATAATGACCAGATATACCTCTGTTAGTTTGTTTAAGGGGGCAATCAGGCTGTGGAAAGAATAGAACACCGCGGGGATGGAATTTTTTACCAGGACAACAGCGGTGGTCAGCGCTACAAAATGAGAGAAACGGTTTTCCAGTAAATGATGAAAGAAATCAATTTTTGTACGTTTTGTAATGCGGATTAAGGTGATTCTTAACAGGCGTCTAAGAACATAATGCAGCAGATAAACGGTAATTATAAGTACCAGTAACAGCGCGAGAAGGTTGATGTAGTCGGCAATGCTATCAGGAACTCCCCATTTTATAAGAAGGTCATGTGTTTTCTTGCCGATGTTAATGAAATCAAAATTGTAATCTGTTGCGTTCATTTAGGATCATTTTAATGATTGCAACAGATTACAAAAAAATAATTGGAAAGACAATATTCTGATCTAAAAATATTAGTTTTTATAGGAGATTCGGTAAACCAGGTTAGCAAAATCATCTGATACCAGAATCGACCCATCCGGCAATTGAAGGATATCCACAGGACGTCCCCATGCTTTTCCACCTTTTAGCCAGCCCGTGGCAAAAGGCTCATAGCTCAGGACTTTATTGCCATCAAGCTTGACCAGCATCAGGCGATAGCCAGATGGTTCCTTGCGGTTCCATGATCCATGTTCAGGAATTAAGATCTGATTTTTATAGATCTTGGGAAACATATCACCAGTATAGAATTTCATGCCCAATGCGGCTACGTGTGCGCCGAGCTTTTGTTGTGGAGCGCTGAAATTTTTAGGGTCTTTCCCCTTTCCGAATTCAGGATCTAAGATGTCTCCTGCATGTACAAAAGGATAGCCAAAATGCATTCCGGCCTTTTCAGCACGGTTTAACTCATCTGCAGGAATGTCCTCGCCAAGCATGTCTCTTCCATTATCTGTAAACCATAATTCTTTGGTCAGGGGATTCCAGTCGAAACCAACAGAGTTCCGTACCCCGTTGGCAAAAACCTCAAGAGCTGTTCCGTCCGGGTTCATGCGGAGTATGGAGGCATATCTGTTGTCTTTATCCGTATTGTCACAGATATTGCAGGGTGCTCCGATTGGAAAGTAAAGCTTTCCATCGGGCCCAAAACCCAGGTATTTCCAGCCATGGTGGGTCTCTTTAGGAAGCTTATCATATACCAATACCGGTTTTGGAGGATTGGAAAGATGATCTTCTATCTGATCAAAGCGCCATATCCTGCTAACCTCAGCTACATATAAACTGCCATCTTTGAAGGCGATTCCATTTGGCATATCTTTCAATCCTTGCGCAATGATATAGGTTTTTTCCGCTACCCCATCCTTATCTTCATCTACTAAAGCATAGACCTTGTTGCCATCCCGATTACCAACAAACACGGTTCCGTTGCTACCTAATGCCATAGAACGGGCATTGTCTACCTTGCTATAAACAGCTATATGGAAGCCCTCTGGTAATTTGATATCCTTAAGTCTGGGTTCTTCGGATTTTTCCATAGGTCGGTTACAGGTTACTGCCATTAATGGAATGCAAAAAAGCATTGTTAAGATAGGGGGTAGACTTTTCATGACTGTAGGAGTTTTGATACTGAGTGATAACCCGTTAATTGTAATAATTGTTTGATTCGGAAGAAGACTTGTTATTAACGGGCTTTGAAGAAACTCTCTTTAAGCTTTTCCGGATCAATCGTTGCTTCCGTGGCATCAAGACGGATCAACCAGCCTTTTTGTTTTAGTAAGGCGATGTCCTCTTTGGCCACAGAAAGATCTTTTCCTTTGATGCGCTCATGGTAAATAATGGCCTCTTTAGGTTCTACATTTGCAGGAGTGTGAAATAAGATCTCGAGTTTGAATTTCGGCCAGATCTGGATATCCCCAAGCTGTGCAGAGTAGATCTTTTTCGTTGAATTTGCAGGTACGATCGCTGCAAATTCCCCTTTGTAGTGATCTCCTTTTTCTGTGGTCAGGCTGGCCAGTAGCTGAAATGAACTTTCATTAACTAAATGAAAATGCGCAACTGAACTGCTGTGCTGATCGGTAATCAGTGCCAAATAAATCCCTTCTTTTATAAATTGGGTTTCAGGTATGACGATTGTCTGACGGTTCGAAACAATATCATTGTCTGGAATTTCACCATGAACGAGGGTGACTTTCCTGGCTTGAACAGGAATTTCAAAATCATTGGAATCGGTTACCCCTATGGTGTCTTTATCTATGATTCTGGTAATGTATCCTTCTATGTTTTCGTCTACAAAACGAACAAAATCTCCTAATTTGAATTGCATCTGTTATGGATTAAATAAAACTGAATAGAACAAATTTAATCATTAGAGCCGGAAATTCTTCTTAATTTTGCAGTATGATGGGAGCAGAACAACCAAATAATCCATTACATGGTAAAACACTGGAGTTTATTGTTAAACAGCTGGTATGGCATTATGGATGGCCGGAATTGGGACTATTGGTTCGCATTGATTGTTTTCAGAACAATCCAAGTCTGAAGTCAAGTTTGAAATTTCTGCGTAAAACGGATTGGGCGAGGAAAAAAGTGGAAAAACTTTATCTGAATACATTTCACTAAAAATAATTTTCATTTATAAATGTCATAAAATGAACTATGGTCCTGATTTCTGGATGGACCGCAAGGTTTATATCCATAAAACGGAAGCGGATTATTTAGGCTTCGGAATTATTTTAACCCCATAAGATCTTAATTTTACCTGTTTTTCACTGACATAGCTTTACCTTGATGATGAGTTGACTTTGTCCTGTTTCCGCTGAATTATTTTTATGTTAACCCCTTGATTTATAAAATGTATTGTCTTACCTTTGCAGTCCCTTATTATAGGGGTAAAGTTTTTAAACATTAATAGAAAACAAAAAAAGAACAATGCCAACCATTCAACAATTAGTTAGAAAAGGTAGAGTAGCACTGGAGTTCAAGAGTAAGTCTCCGGCGTTGGACAGCTGTCCACAGCGAAGAGGTGTATGTACGCGTGTATATACCACTACCCCTAAAAAACCAAACTCAGCAATGCGTAAAGTTGCCCGTGTACGTTTAACCAATGGTAAAGAGGTGAATGCCTATATTCCAGGTGAAGGTCACAATTTACAGGAGCACTCCATTGTATTGATCCGTGGTGGTCGTGTTAAAGATTTGCCAGGTGTACGTTATCACATCATCCGTGGAGCATTAGATACTTCAGGAGTTGCTGGTCGTAACCAACGTCGTTCAAAATATGGTACTAAACGTCCTAAGCCAGGACAAGTAGCTGCGGCACCAACAAAAGGTAAAAAGAAATAATTAGGAGGAAAAACAAATGAGAAAGTCAAAACCAAAAAAGAGAATTATCCTTCCTGATCCAAAATTTAACGATGTTCAGGTGACAAGGTTCGTAAACAATATGATGTATGATGGAAAAAAATCCATCGCATATGATATTTTTTATGATGCTGTAGAACTAGCTGAGAAAAAAGCTGGTGAGAACGGATTAGAAGTATGGAAACGTGCTTTAACAAATGTAATGCCTGCTGTTGAGGTTAAATCTCGTCGTGTAGGTGGTGCAAATTTCCAGGTACCTACAGAGGTAAGACCTGACCGTAAAATTGCTTTAGGCATGAAATGGTTAATTTCTTACGCTCGTAAACGTGGAGAAAAAACAATGAAGGAGAAATTAGCAGGTGAAATCGTTTCAGCAGCTAAAGGTGAAGGTGCAGCAGTGAAGAAAAAAGAAGATACGCATAAAATGGCTGAGGCTAACAAAGCGTTCTCTCATTTCCGTTTCTAATTATACAGAATCATAAAATGTCAAGAGATTTAAAATTTACAAGAAATATTGGAATCGCGGCTCACATTGATGCGGGTAAAACCACAACAACTGAGCGTATCCTTTATTACGCCGGAGTAAATCACAAAATTGGTGAGGTACACGAAGGTGCGTCTACGATGGACTGGATGGTACAAGAAGCGGAACGTGGGATAACCATCACCTCTGCTGCAACAACCGTTTTCTGGCCTTACCGTGGTAACAAATATCAGGTAAACGTTATTGATACTCCTGGACACGTGGATTTTACCGTAGAGGTAAACCGTTCACTTCGTGTTTTGGATGGATTGGTATTCTTATTTTCAGCTGTTGATGGTGTTGAGCCTCAATCTGAAACTAACTGGCGTTTAGCTAACAACTATGCAGTTCCACGTATCGGTTTCGTTAACAAAATGGACCGTTCAGGAGCTGACTTCTTAAAAGTTGTTAAACAAGTAAGAGACATGCTGGGTAGCCATGCAGTTCCTTTGCAGTTACCAATTGGTGCAGAAGATAGCTTTACTGGCGTTGTTGATTTGATCAATAACCGTGGTATCGTTTGGAATGAGCATGATAAAGGAATGACCTTTACTGAAGTTCCAATTCCTGCTGACATGGAGGCTGAAGTTGCAGAATGGAGAGAGAATTTATTAGAAGCTGTAGCTGACTACGATGAGTCATTAATGGAGAAATTCTTTGATGATCCTAACTCAATCACTGAGCGTGAGATTCTTGATGCATTGCGTAAAGCAACTTTAGATGCGAAAATCGTTCCTATGGTTTGCGGTTCATCTTTCAAAAATAAAGGTGTTCAAACCATGTTGGATTTGGTTATGGAATTATTGCCTTCACCAATGGATGTGGACGGTATCACTGGTACTAACCCTGATACTGGTGCTGAAGTAACTCGTCAACCAGATGTAAATGAGCCGTTTGCAGCTTTAGCGTTTAAAATTGCAACCGATCCTTTCGTAGGTCGTTTGTGCTTTATCCGTGTTTACTCAGGTAACTTAGAAGCTGGTTCATACGTATATAATGCACGTTCTGAAAACAAAGAGCGTATTTCCCGTATCTTCCAAATGCATGCTAACAAGCAAAATCCAATTCCTAATGTAGGTGCTGGTGATATTGCTGCGGTAGTAGGATTTAAAGATATCAAAACAGGTGATACACTTTGTGATGAGAAACACCCAATCATTCTGGAATCTATGGATTTCCCTGAGCCGGTTATCGGTTTAGCTATTGAGCCTAAAACTCAAGCTGATATTGATAAATTAGGTATGGGATTATCTAAACTAGCTGAAGAAGATCCTACATTTAGAGTTCAAACTGACGAGGAAACTGGTCAGACTGTAATCTCTGGTATGGGTGAGCTTCACTTAGATATCTTAATTGACCGCTTAAGACGTGAGTTTAAAGTTGAGGTTAATCAAGGTGCGCCGCAAGTTGCTTATAAAGAGGCAATTCACGGATCGGTTCAACATCGTGAGACTTATAAAAAACAATCAGGTGGTCGTGGTAAATTCGCAGATATCCAGGTTGTTATTTCTCCAATCGATGCTGATTTTGAAAAAGGTGGTTTACAATTTGTAAATGAAATTACAGGTGGTTCAATCCCTCGTGAGTTTATCCCTTCTGTAGAGAAAGGATTTGCAGCATCTATGGCTAATGGAGTATTGGCTGGATACCCACTTCCGGACATGAAAGTTCGCTTAATTGATGGTTCATTCCACGCAGTCGATTCAGATGCTTTGTCATTCGAACTTGCTGCTAAAATGGCTTATCGTGAAGCATTACCAAAATGTAACCCTGTATTGATGGAGCCAATCATGAAAATCGAGATCTTAACCCCTGAAGAAAACATGGGTGATGTAATCGGTGACATGAACCGTCGTCGTGGTCAGCTTTTAGGTATGGATACACGTAATGGATCTCAGGTAATTAAAGCTACTGTGCCTCTTTCTGAAATGTTTGGTTATGTAACTCAGTTACGTACCATCACTTCTGGTCGTGCAACTTCAACTATGGAGTTTGATCACTACGAGCCAGCACCAAGAAACGTACAGGATGAAGTAGTTGCTAAATCAAAAGGCAGAATTAAATCCGCAGAATAATAATAAATCGGCGGCCGGTTATTAATAGCTCTAACCGGCTGCCATAATACATAAATAAGATGAGCCAAAGAATCAGAATCAAATTAAAATCTTACGATTACAACTTGGTAGATAAATCTGCTGAGAAAATCGTTAAGACTGTTAAACCTACGGGTGCAGTAGTTAGCGGACCAATTCCGTTGCCTACAGAAAAGAAAATCTTCACTGTTTTACGTTCACCACACGTGAATAAAAAAGCACGTGAGCAGTTTCAGTTATGTGCTTACAAACGTTTGTTAGATATTTATAGCTCTAACTCTAAAACAGTTGATGCTTTAATGAAACTTGAATTACCTAGCGGTGTTGAAGTTGAAATCAAAGTTTAACTATATAGACGGTTAACATAAAAAAGCCTTCCTGATTATTCAGGAAGGCTTTTTTATGTAATAAGAGGTCTGTTTATCTACCTCTATTTTTTAATTCATCAAGTTTATTGCGTTCATCCTGCAACTCTCTGGCCAACTTCTTTTCCTTGTCATTGGCCTTCATTTTATAACTTTGGTATTCCTGGGAAATCTCTTCATATAAAGAACTTCTGTAGTTGGCTTCATGAATATGTTTAGCTGATCTGAGGATCACAATTGCTAACGCTGCTGCCAGTACCAGGATCAGGCTCCATACAATTACATTGTAATTGCTCTTCGTAAAAGAAATGCCAAGAAAGCTGATCTCATTTAATTTAGCATTAGATGTGGCTAAAGAGCTTTCTGTTCCGGAAATTTGTCCTTTTAATGTGGCAATGGTTTTTTCTTGTTCGGCAAGTTTTGACTTTACAGTGCTCAGTTGCCTGCGGTTGGTGTTTAGTGAATCTGCTACACTTTTCCAAAGTCCGGCAAGTCTGCTTGGATTAATCAGCTTGTAGCCATTAATGGTTTTCGATTTTGAAAGCATGAATTCGTATTGGCCCCGAAGACCAGGGGCAGCTTTCGCACTGTCTGCTGGAATTTGTGATTGTGCGTTTAGATTTAATAGGAGAACGGCTATGATTGCGAATATCAGTTTTTTCATAAAGTGCTGTTTTTTAATAGGATATTTCTGTTTTTAAAGGTAATTAATCTGAGTTTTGTGGTGTTTGAAGGCTCATGATGGCGGCATGATATTTAATTTAACATTCATATTGTAATTTTATTGTGTTCAGGTTATAGATAGTATATTTGCGGCAATGTCGGTATTACTATTCACAATTATAGTTTTAGCAGGAGCTTTTTTAGCTGGATTGGTTGGTTCGCTGACTGGTTTAGGGGGTGGGGTAATTATCATTCCATTGCTTACACTGGTACTTGGCGTGGATATTCATTACGCCATCGGCGCTTCTATTGTGTCTGTAATTGCGACTTCTTCAGGTTCGGCCGCCGCCTATGTAAAAGAAGGAATTACGAATATCAGGATCGGAATGTTCCTTGAGATGGCGACAACAATCAGTGCGATTATCGGTGCTGTAGTGACGGTATATCTTGATCCGAGCTATATTGCTGTTATTTTTGGTTTAATCCTCTTGTTTTCGGCTGCAATGATGATCGTAAAGAAACTAGACCGTTCCGATAATGATACTTCGGGAAAACTTGCAATGTTTTTTAAGCTAAATGGGACTTATCCCACGGAAGAGGGAGTGAAAAAGTATGCAGTCCACCGCGTACTTGGCGGATTTATCATGATGTTTTTTGCAGGCATTATTTCGGGTTTGCTGGGGATTGGATCAGGGGCATTGAAGGTAATTGCAATGGATAATATCATGAGAATTCCCTTTAAAGTTTCTACTACTACCAGTAATTTTATGATGGGGGTTACGGCTGCTGCAAGTGCAATAGTATACCTTCACCGCGGACAAATAGACCCGGGGATTGCGATGCCCGTAACTATAGGAGTGCTTTGTGGGGCTACTTTAGGATCAAAGATTCTGGTGAAAACCAAAACGGATAAATTGAAAGTAGTATTTGCGGCGGTCGTTACCTTTCTTGCGCTGCAAATGATTTATAATGGCTTATCAGGTAAATTATGAGTTCAGATAAGAGAAATTTCTTTGCAGACCGCGACATTCAGGTCATTCTGGGTACCTTGTTAAGGGTAGGGGTTATTGCATCTATGTCTGTGGTGATGATCGGAGGATTGCTTTATTTGTTCTCAGACCATGCGGTACTGATTGATTACCGTAATTTTAATCCAGATAAGTCTGGATTCTCTTCTATCCCTGCTATTCTAATCGGATTAAAAGATCTGGATTCAAAAGCGATCATTCAATTTGGTACATTGCTGTTGATTTTTACCCCCGTAGCCAGGGTTGTTTTTTCTATATTTAGTTTCCTTATTGAGCGTGATTACTTGTACGTTTTGATTGGTTTGTTCGTTTTATCTATAATCTTGTATAGCCTGAGTGACAAGTTAGTCGGATAAAAAGTTACTTATCTGAGTCCATTCCCCTTCGCGGAAAAAAATAGCGTTTATTTGAAAAAATAATTAGCTAACTATTTGAAAATTAAGATTTCTTTCGTATTTTTGCCGTCCCTTAAAGGGAATTGTATCCACCTTGAACGAAGCCCTACTGCTTCGATGGGTGTTAATTTAAAAAAAGAAAATGTCAGGTATTATTGGAAAAAAAGTAGGAATGACCAGCATTTTCGACGCCGATGGAAAGAACATTCCATGTACGGTGATCGAAGCTGGGCCTTGTGTAGTAACACAGGTAAAGACCGCAGAGAAAGACGGTTACGTTTCAGTTCAGTTAGGTTTCGACGAAGCCAAAGAGAAGAACACTACCCAGCCTCTTAAAGGCCACTTTGCGAAAGCAAACACTACCCCAAAACGTAAATTGGTTGAATTTGAACCGTTCGAAGAATCGTTGAACTTAGGTGATACGGTAACGGTAAATATCTTCAGCGAAGGTGATTTTGTGGATGTTGTAGGTACTTCAAAAGGTAAAGGTTTCCAGGGTGTTGTAAAACGTCATGGTTTCGGTGGTGTTGGTGGACAAACTCACGGACAGCATAACAGAATGCGTGCGCCAGGTTCATTAGGTGCTGCATCTTATCCTGCACGTGTATTTAAAGGTATGCGTATGGCGGGTAGAATGGGTGGTGACAGAGTGAAAATTCAAAACTTACAAGTTTTGAAAGTTTATGCTGATCAAAACCTTGTTGTAGTTAGTGGTTCCATTCCAGGAGCTAAGGGTTCTTACGTAATCTTAGATAAGTAAGCAGATGGAAGTTAAAGTATTAAACATTTCAGGAAAAGAGACAGGTGCCAAGGTGCAACTTCCTGAGTCAGTATTTGGCATTACGCCTGTTGACCACGCGATCTATTTAGATGTTAAACAGTATTTGGCTAATCAACGTCAAGGTACTCATAAGTCTAAACAACGTAACGAAATCGCTGGTTCAACCCGTAAACTATACAAACAAAAAGGTACTGGTGGTGCTCGTGCCGGAAGTATTAAATCTCCATTGTTCAATGGTGGTGGTCGCGTGTTTGGTCCTCAGCCACGTGATTATAGTTTCAAATTGAATAAAAAATTAAAGCAACTAGCTCGTAAATCAGCATTGACTTACAAAGCTCAGGATAACAACGTTGTTGTTTTAGAAGACTTTAGTTTTGATTCAATCAAAACTAAAAACTACATCAATTTAGTTAGCGCTTTAAATTTAGCTGGCGAAAAGACATTGTTGGTTTTACCTTCACAAAATAACAATATCTATTTATCAAGCAGAAACATCCAGAAAGCGAAAGTGATTACTGCAGATCAGTTGAATACATATGATGTATTAAACTGTGGCAAGCTTTTGTTTACTGCTGATTCTCTTAAAACATTGGAGGAGGCATTTGCCAAGTAATATGGAATTTTTAAAGAAACCAATATTAACAGAAAAAGCTTCTGCATTAACAGAAAAGTCTAACCGCTTTACTTTTAGAGTAGAACACAAAGCAAATAAATTGCAGATTAAGCAAGCCATAGAGAAAATGTACAACGTTAACATTTTAGCCATTAATACAATGGTTGTAAATGGTAAAATGAAGTCCAGAAACACTAAAGGTGGTTTAGTTACGGGTCGTAGCCCAAAATACAAGAAAGCGATTGTTACACTGGCAGCAGGCGAGACAATTGATTATTACGCGAATATTTAATAAGAATTGAATAATTTATAACTATGGGCTTAAGAAAATTTAAACCAGTCACTCCGGGAACCCGCTTTAGAGTAGGTGCCAGCTTTACGGAGATTACAGCAACCAAGCCCGAAAAATCATTGGTTGTATCTTCTAAAAAATCGGGAGGACGTAACAAT
This region of Pedobacter steynii genomic DNA includes:
- a CDS encoding DUF1634 domain-containing protein, which produces MSSDKRNFFADRDIQVILGTLLRVGVIASMSVVMIGGLLYLFSDHAVLIDYRNFNPDKSGFSSIPAILIGLKDLDSKAIIQFGTLLLIFTPVARVVFSIFSFLIERDYLYVLIGLFVLSIILYSLSDKLVG
- the rplD gene encoding 50S ribosomal protein L4, whose translation is MEVKVLNISGKETGAKVQLPESVFGITPVDHAIYLDVKQYLANQRQGTHKSKQRNEIAGSTRKLYKQKGTGGARAGSIKSPLFNGGGRVFGPQPRDYSFKLNKKLKQLARKSALTYKAQDNNVVVLEDFSFDSIKTKNYINLVSALNLAGEKTLLVLPSQNNNIYLSSRNIQKAKVITADQLNTYDVLNCGKLLFTADSLKTLEEAFAK
- a CDS encoding sulfite exporter TauE/SafE family protein; amino-acid sequence: MSVLLFTIIVLAGAFLAGLVGSLTGLGGGVIIIPLLTLVLGVDIHYAIGASIVSVIATSSGSAAAYVKEGITNIRIGMFLEMATTISAIIGAVVTVYLDPSYIAVIFGLILLFSAAMMIVKKLDRSDNDTSGKLAMFFKLNGTYPTEEGVKKYAVHRVLGGFIMMFFAGIISGLLGIGSGALKVIAMDNIMRIPFKVSTTTSNFMMGVTAAASAIVYLHRGQIDPGIAMPVTIGVLCGATLGSKILVKTKTDKLKVVFAAVVTFLALQMIYNGLSGKL
- the rplC gene encoding 50S ribosomal protein L3, which encodes MSGIIGKKVGMTSIFDADGKNIPCTVIEAGPCVVTQVKTAEKDGYVSVQLGFDEAKEKNTTQPLKGHFAKANTTPKRKLVEFEPFEESLNLGDTVTVNIFSEGDFVDVVGTSKGKGFQGVVKRHGFGGVGGQTHGQHNRMRAPGSLGAASYPARVFKGMRMAGRMGGDRVKIQNLQVLKVYADQNLVVVSGSIPGAKGSYVILDK
- the rplW gene encoding 50S ribosomal protein L23: MEFLKKPILTEKASALTEKSNRFTFRVEHKANKLQIKQAIEKMYNVNILAINTMVVNGKMKSRNTKGGLVTGRSPKYKKAIVTLAAGETIDYYANI